A single window of Streptococcus cristatus ATCC 51100 DNA harbors:
- the truB gene encoding tRNA pseudouridine(55) synthase TruB: MNGIINLRKEAGMTSHDAVFKLRKILGTKKIGHGGTLDPDVVGVLPIAVGKATRLVEFMQEEGKIYEGEITLGCSTTTEDASGDILERTPVTELLEEALIDEAMESMTGEIRQIPPMYSAVKVNGRKLYEYARAGQEVERPERQVTIYSFERTSPISYEDEQARFRFRVKCSKGTYVRTLSVDLGAKLGFASHMSQLTRTSSAGMSLDDALTLEEIAERVAVEDFTFLQPLELGTGDLPKIELTIEQLEEVRFGRFIFIENAATILAGFHKGKLIAILEKRDEYYKPKKVFL, translated from the coding sequence ATGAACGGAATTATCAACTTAAGAAAAGAAGCGGGAATGACTTCGCATGACGCGGTCTTTAAGCTGCGTAAAATTTTGGGAACGAAGAAAATTGGTCATGGGGGCACCTTAGACCCAGATGTGGTTGGGGTGCTTCCGATTGCTGTGGGCAAGGCAACACGTTTAGTTGAATTTATGCAGGAGGAAGGAAAGATCTACGAGGGGGAGATTACTCTGGGCTGCTCAACGACGACAGAGGATGCCAGCGGAGACATCCTAGAGCGGACGCCAGTGACGGAGCTTTTAGAAGAGGCTCTCATCGATGAAGCGATGGAGTCCATGACTGGTGAGATTCGCCAGATACCGCCCATGTACTCAGCAGTCAAGGTCAATGGCCGCAAGCTTTATGAGTATGCTAGAGCGGGTCAAGAAGTAGAGCGACCAGAGCGGCAGGTGACCATCTATAGTTTTGAGCGCACCAGTCCGATTTCCTATGAAGATGAGCAAGCTCGTTTTCGCTTTCGGGTCAAGTGTAGCAAGGGAACATATGTTCGAACCCTGTCTGTTGATTTAGGAGCAAAGCTTGGCTTTGCCAGTCACATGTCTCAGTTGACACGGACTTCTTCAGCAGGTATGAGCTTAGATGATGCCTTGACCTTGGAGGAAATAGCGGAGCGAGTAGCAGTGGAGGATTTTACATTTCTTCAGCCTTTGGAGTTGGGGACAGGTGATCTACCCAAGATTGAACTAACGATAGAGCAGTTAGAGGAAGTCCGCTTTGGTCGCTTTATTTTCATTGAAAATGCGGCAACAATCTTGGCTGGTTTTCATAAAGGTAAGCTTATCGCCATCTTAGAGAAAAGAGACGAATATTATAAACCCAAAAAAGTTTTTCTTTGA
- a CDS encoding DUF2130 domain-containing protein, with protein sequence MNEIKCPNCGEVFTVNESQYSELLSQVRTAEFDKEIHARIEQELALAEQKSQNAQQVLLSQKEQEISKLENQITQFETQQELAKKEAEQAASLQLQEKDKEVQQLESQLTTLRLEHENQLQKTLSALEKERDEVKNQLVLQEKEAALAQTSLKERYEVELRQKDETIEFYKDFKAKQSTKMIGESLEQHCEYEFNKNRMAMFPRAEFGKDNDARTGSKGDYIYREVDENGVEILSIMFEMKNEGDETATKKKNEHFFKELDKDRREKSCEYAILVTLLEADSELYNSGIVDVSYAYEKMYVIRPQFFLPMITLLRNAALNSLQYKQELALVREQNIDITHFEEDLDAFKVAFAKNYQSASTNFGKAIEEIDKAIRRMEEIKKFLTTSENQLRLANNKLDDVSVKKLTRKNPTMKAKFEALKGE encoded by the coding sequence ATGAATGAAATCAAATGCCCCAACTGCGGGGAGGTTTTTACTGTCAATGAGAGCCAGTACAGTGAGCTTTTGTCGCAGGTTCGGACAGCAGAGTTTGACAAGGAAATTCATGCTCGGATTGAGCAGGAACTGGCTTTAGCAGAGCAAAAATCCCAGAATGCCCAACAAGTCCTCCTATCGCAGAAAGAACAGGAAATTAGCAAGCTTGAAAATCAAATTACTCAGTTTGAGACCCAGCAGGAATTGGCAAAGAAAGAGGCGGAGCAGGCAGCTAGTCTTCAGTTGCAAGAAAAAGACAAGGAAGTTCAGCAATTGGAAAGTCAGCTGACAACTCTGCGCTTGGAGCATGAAAATCAACTGCAAAAGACCTTGTCTGCGCTGGAAAAAGAGCGAGACGAGGTTAAGAACCAGCTAGTCTTGCAAGAAAAGGAAGCAGCGCTGGCTCAGACCTCGCTCAAAGAGCGCTATGAGGTAGAGCTACGGCAGAAAGATGAGACCATAGAGTTCTACAAGGATTTCAAGGCCAAGCAGTCCACTAAGATGATTGGTGAGAGTTTGGAACAGCACTGCGAGTACGAGTTTAACAAGAACCGTATGGCTATGTTCCCACGAGCGGAGTTTGGCAAGGACAATGATGCAAGAACAGGCAGCAAGGGTGACTACATTTATCGAGAGGTGGATGAAAATGGTGTAGAAATCCTCTCCATCATGTTTGAGATGAAAAATGAAGGTGACGAGACGGCGACCAAGAAGAAAAATGAGCATTTTTTCAAAGAGCTGGATAAGGATCGGCGTGAGAAAAGCTGTGAATATGCTATTCTTGTGACACTTCTTGAAGCTGATAGCGAACTCTACAATTCAGGTATTGTCGATGTGTCTTATGCTTATGAGAAGATGTATGTTATCCGACCACAATTCTTCTTGCCCATGATTACCCTCCTGCGTAATGCTGCGCTTAACTCGCTCCAGTACAAGCAGGAACTGGCCTTGGTGAGGGAGCAGAATATTGATATTACGCATTTTGAGGAAGATTTGGATGCCTTTAAAGTAGCTTTCGCCAAGAACTATCAGTCTGCTTCGACCAACTTTGGTAAGGCCATCGAGGAGATTGACAAGGCCATCCGCCGGATGGAAGAAATCAAAAAATTCCTGACGACCTCTGAAAACCAGCTGCGTTTGGCTAATAACAAGCTGGACGACGTCTCTGTCAAAAAATTGACACGCAAAAATCCTACCATGAAAGCGAAGTTTGAAGCGCTTAAGGGGGAGTAG
- a CDS encoding TetR/AcrR family transcriptional regulator → MKKETDELNEKILESARSEFLAYGYQDASLRRICRTAGLTTGALYKRYESKDSLFTALLEPTLIALDQYGQEQKRRDYAFLEEGHLSDMWAHRLEDLQSLMRILYEHKDIMQLLLFKSQGSSQADFRMRLPHLAADETYRYLELAYKEGKINHLVKHEFLRSCMTAYYTAVFEPLAQDWPQEQALEFCHSIMDLFDWGGLLGF, encoded by the coding sequence ATGAAAAAAGAAACAGATGAGTTAAACGAAAAAATCTTGGAAAGCGCGAGGAGTGAGTTCTTGGCTTATGGCTATCAGGATGCTTCACTGCGGAGAATTTGTCGCACGGCTGGCTTGACGACTGGGGCTCTTTATAAGCGATATGAGAGTAAGGACAGTCTCTTTACTGCCCTGCTTGAGCCTACTCTGATAGCCTTAGACCAGTATGGACAAGAGCAGAAGCGACGTGACTATGCTTTCCTAGAAGAGGGACACCTATCTGACATGTGGGCACATCGCTTAGAGGATCTCCAGTCTCTGATGCGGATTCTCTATGAGCATAAGGATATTATGCAGCTCTTGCTCTTTAAATCTCAGGGTTCTTCGCAAGCGGACTTCAGGATGCGTCTGCCTCATTTGGCAGCAGACGAGACTTATCGCTATTTGGAGCTGGCTTACAAAGAGGGGAAGATCAATCATTTGGTCAAACACGAGTTTCTGCGATCGTGCATGACAGCTTATTACACAGCTGTATTTGAGCCCTTGGCTCAAGACTGGCCCCAAGAGCAGGCGCTGGAATTTTGCCATTCCATTATGGACTTGTTTGACTGGGGAGGTTTGCTCGGTTTTTGA
- a CDS encoding ABC transporter ATP-binding protein, with amino-acid sequence MLNILKKFFDFCTAEDRRKFYQSIYLGIIKSFIIALRIPAIGLVVMGLIEKNLSMQTFWLALAIMLVSTVLNVWITLKITMLQTEAGYHTCAQKRIEIAEHMRYLPMGYFNHNSLGKITSVTTNTLEGLSDVATRVVMMTVQGFLTTGLITVLVFLYDWRVGLVLLVGLVLFLLPNTLMRWQVGKVSDDKYQADMDLVAVVLEYSQGIAEVKNYNLVNRSAKKLSKAIEGKSQLDTKMTLVTSPYIALQGMVTKLTGLFMGLFSIYFYLNGSMELLVTIMMIVSGFMIYENLDGVGSFSSLLRIVDLSVDMVNQVLAIQPMDISGQDIEPKSSRIELRDVSFSYGNKKIIDGVSLTIPEKTTTALVGPSGSGKTTLCDLIARFWDVDQGSISLDGHDVRDYSYDSLIRNFSFVFQSVYLFEDTIANNIRFGKPEASQEEVIEAAKKAACHDFILSLPDGYDTKIGEGGASLSGGERQRISIARAIIKDAPIIILDKATANVDPENEEALMQAIQALTRDKTIIMIAHRLKTVEHADQILVLDQGRIVEQGKHQDLLDKQGIYSKFIQERKTAASWRIEMGE; translated from the coding sequence ATGCTTAATATACTGAAGAAATTCTTTGATTTCTGTACGGCCGAGGACCGTAGGAAATTTTATCAATCCATTTATCTGGGCATCATCAAGTCCTTTATCATCGCTCTGCGTATCCCAGCGATCGGCTTAGTCGTTATGGGACTGATTGAGAAGAATCTCTCTATGCAGACCTTCTGGCTGGCTCTGGCTATCATGCTGGTATCCACTGTACTAAACGTCTGGATTACTCTAAAAATCACCATGCTTCAGACGGAAGCGGGCTATCATACCTGTGCTCAGAAGCGGATCGAAATTGCCGAGCACATGCGCTATCTACCCATGGGTTACTTTAATCACAATAGCTTGGGCAAGATTACCAGTGTTACGACTAATACGCTGGAAGGGCTGTCTGATGTAGCTACGCGAGTGGTTATGATGACTGTGCAAGGATTCCTAACGACTGGTCTCATTACCGTTTTGGTCTTTCTCTATGACTGGCGGGTTGGTCTGGTTCTCTTGGTTGGTCTCGTCCTCTTTCTCCTGCCAAATACTCTCATGCGTTGGCAAGTTGGCAAGGTTTCTGATGACAAGTATCAGGCGGATATGGACCTGGTAGCTGTTGTTTTGGAGTACAGCCAAGGGATTGCAGAAGTTAAGAACTACAATCTGGTCAACCGTTCTGCCAAGAAGCTGTCCAAGGCTATTGAAGGCAAGAGTCAGCTAGATACCAAAATGACACTCGTGACCTCACCTTACATTGCTCTCCAGGGCATGGTGACCAAGCTGACCGGTCTCTTTATGGGTCTTTTCTCTATCTATTTTTATCTCAATGGCAGTATGGAGCTGCTGGTAACCATTATGATGATTGTCAGTGGTTTTATGATTTATGAAAATCTAGACGGCGTTGGCTCTTTCTCTTCTCTTCTGCGCATTGTTGATTTGTCTGTTGATATGGTCAATCAAGTCCTGGCTATCCAGCCTATGGACATCAGCGGTCAGGATATTGAGCCTAAGAGCAGCCGGATTGAGTTGAGAGATGTTAGCTTCTCTTATGGAAATAAGAAAATCATTGACGGGGTTTCCCTCACCATTCCAGAAAAAACGACAACTGCCTTGGTCGGACCATCTGGATCAGGCAAAACAACGCTTTGCGACCTCATCGCCCGCTTCTGGGATGTGGATCAAGGAAGTATCAGTCTGGACGGGCATGACGTCAGGGATTACAGCTATGACAGCCTGATTCGTAATTTCAGCTTTGTCTTCCAAAGCGTCTATCTCTTTGAGGATACTATTGCTAATAACATTCGTTTTGGCAAGCCGGAGGCCAGTCAGGAAGAAGTAATAGAGGCTGCCAAGAAAGCTGCCTGTCATGACTTTATCCTCTCGCTGCCTGATGGCTATGACACCAAGATTGGTGAAGGAGGTGCTAGTCTTTCTGGAGGTGAGCGCCAGCGCATTTCCATCGCTCGAGCAATTATCAAGGATGCTCCTATTATCATTCTGGATAAAGCAACAGCCAATGTTGACCCAGAAAACGAAGAAGCCCTCATGCAGGCTATTCAGGCTCTAACACGCGATAAGACCATTATCATGATTGCCCACCGACTCAAGACAGTTGAGCATGCAGACCAGATTTTGGTGCTGGATCAAGGCCGTATTGTCGAGCAAGGAAAACATCAAGACTTACTGGACAAACAAGGTATCTACAGTAAGTTTATCCAAGAAAGAAAAACTGCCGCCAGCTGGCGGATTGAGATGGGGGAATGA
- a CDS encoding ABC transporter ATP-binding protein has protein sequence MKKKSVLTWIWDFVSLHKIYFVLSLIFAFASVISGFLPYFFIGGMINQLLAGNKNWDFYLQQSAWAGLAWIGYWGFHGISTMLSHTATFKILAEMRHRLTDKLAKLPLGTVLSQSSGSYKNIIVERVDATETTLAHLIPEFTAGIFGPIIVLIAMLVIDWRLTLLSLLTIPIVILAYMRMAVNSEADYQNTLVKTKKLNDTAVEYINGIEVIKVFGKEKFSYDKFVTAAREGADCFIEWMRKFNLEMGIVTSFLPSGLLFLLPAGCYFYLQGSLTAGNFILMIILSLSLLTPLILVASYMDDLRKIGTIFGQVIDILEKPDLKRPQELREIPKGRDLVMTNVSFGYTDEEEVLHDISLDIKAGSINALVGPSGSGKSTIVKLLASFWDVGSGQITYGGLDIRQLPLDYYSRQIAYVTQDNYLFDETIMENIRMGNPAASDEEVIEIARRCGCYDFIMNLEDGFGTQVGSGGGHLSGGERQRIAIARAMLKDAPILILDEATAYTDPENEARIQSSLARLIEGRTLIVIAHRLSTIMSADQIVLVNDGRIEARGRHEELLAASPLYASMWQAHIATRDSGEMEGGLTHA, from the coding sequence ATGAAGAAAAAATCTGTCCTTACTTGGATCTGGGACTTTGTTTCCCTTCATAAGATATATTTTGTGCTCAGTCTGATCTTTGCCTTTGCCTCTGTGATTTCAGGATTTCTGCCTTATTTCTTTATTGGTGGAATGATTAATCAACTCTTGGCTGGCAATAAAAACTGGGATTTTTACCTGCAGCAGTCAGCGTGGGCGGGTCTGGCCTGGATTGGCTACTGGGGCTTCCACGGTATTTCCACCATGCTGTCGCATACGGCTACTTTTAAGATTCTAGCGGAAATGCGTCACCGTCTGACAGACAAGCTGGCTAAACTGCCTCTAGGTACAGTGCTTAGTCAGTCATCTGGCAGTTATAAAAACATTATCGTTGAGCGGGTGGATGCGACCGAAACGACCTTGGCTCACCTGATTCCAGAGTTTACCGCTGGGATTTTTGGTCCGATTATTGTTCTCATTGCTATGCTGGTTATTGATTGGCGGCTGACCTTGCTATCTCTCCTGACTATTCCTATTGTGATATTGGCCTATATGCGGATGGCTGTCAATAGCGAAGCCGACTATCAAAATACTCTGGTCAAGACCAAAAAACTAAATGATACAGCGGTGGAATACATCAATGGGATTGAGGTTATCAAGGTTTTTGGCAAAGAAAAGTTCTCTTACGATAAGTTTGTGACGGCTGCTAGAGAAGGAGCAGACTGCTTTATTGAGTGGATGCGCAAGTTCAATCTAGAGATGGGCATTGTGACTTCTTTTCTGCCATCAGGCTTGCTCTTTCTTCTGCCGGCTGGTTGTTATTTCTATTTGCAAGGCAGTTTGACTGCCGGCAATTTCATTCTGATGATTATTCTTTCGCTCAGTCTTCTGACTCCTCTGATTTTAGTGGCTAGTTACATGGACGATTTACGGAAAATCGGGACTATTTTTGGCCAAGTCATTGATATTTTGGAAAAGCCTGATTTGAAAAGGCCTCAGGAGCTGAGAGAAATTCCAAAAGGAAGGGATCTGGTCATGACGAATGTCAGCTTCGGCTATACAGATGAAGAGGAAGTACTGCACGATATTTCGCTAGATATTAAGGCTGGCAGCATCAATGCTTTAGTCGGTCCATCAGGATCAGGTAAGTCTACAATTGTCAAGCTTCTGGCTTCTTTCTGGGATGTCGGTTCTGGTCAGATTACCTATGGTGGCTTGGACATTCGCCAGCTTCCGCTAGACTATTACAGTCGGCAGATTGCTTATGTGACCCAGGATAACTATCTCTTTGATGAGACTATTATGGAAAATATCCGGATGGGAAATCCAGCAGCATCTGATGAAGAGGTCATCGAAATTGCCCGTCGCTGTGGCTGTTATGACTTTATCATGAACTTGGAAGACGGCTTTGGAACTCAAGTAGGCTCTGGCGGCGGTCATCTATCTGGTGGGGAGCGCCAGCGGATTGCTATCGCCCGTGCTATGCTTAAGGATGCGCCGATTCTTATCCTGGATGAAGCGACTGCTTATACAGATCCAGAAAATGAAGCACGGATTCAGTCCAGTCTAGCTCGTCTGATTGAAGGACGGACCTTGATTGTCATTGCTCACAGACTGTCTACGATTATGAGTGCAGACCAGATAGTCCTGGTCAATGATGGTCGTATTGAAGCTAGGGGGCGGCATGAAGAGTTGCTGGCAGCCAGTCCGCTTTATGCTTCCATGTGGCAGGCCCATATAGCTACCAGAGATAGTGGTGAAATGGAAGGTGGGCTGACTCATGCTTAA
- a CDS encoding GNAT family N-acetyltransferase: MQIRKATMKDAEALLSLYEDLGYPTTASKLSRRLEMILSQPHYGCLLAERNGEILGFLGYAKLFFFEADGSYYRILALSVAKETRRQGIASRLIDELKKQAVKEGVEALALNSGITAERNAAHQFYQTVGFEKVTAGFALHLKSQHK; this comes from the coding sequence ATGCAGATACGAAAAGCAACCATGAAAGATGCTGAAGCACTACTGTCTCTATACGAAGACTTGGGCTATCCAACGACCGCTTCTAAGCTGTCTCGACGTTTAGAAATGATTCTTTCTCAACCACATTATGGCTGTCTTCTAGCTGAAAGAAACGGAGAAATTTTAGGTTTCTTAGGTTATGCGAAGCTCTTCTTTTTTGAAGCAGATGGATCTTACTATCGTATTTTAGCTTTGTCAGTTGCAAAAGAAACAAGACGACAAGGAATTGCTAGTAGGCTAATCGATGAATTGAAAAAACAAGCGGTAAAAGAAGGAGTTGAGGCACTGGCTCTAAATAGTGGAATAACCGCTGAACGAAATGCTGCACATCAGTTTTATCAGACAGTTGGATTTGAAAAAGTGACTGCCGGCTTTGCCCTGCATTTAAAAAGTCAACATAAATAA
- the proC gene encoding pyrroline-5-carboxylate reductase, whose product MKIGFIGLGNMGGNLARLVAQDERYRSELLLANRSRDKAEKIAAELGGQPASNAEVFAQAEVIFLGIKPAQFADLLAEYQEILDKRDSLLLVSMAAGLPLETLEKLTPSHHRWIRIMPNTPVAVGEGVITYALSQQANQVDEDLLRELLSSAGLLVKLEEKQLDAATALAGCGPAFVYLFIEALADAGVRAGLSRDISLELANQTLLGAAKLGQVSAQHPAQLKDQVCSPAGSTIAGVASLEENAFRGTVMAAVQAAYQRTQELGKWNNCHFAFFEEKIES is encoded by the coding sequence ATGAAAATTGGTTTTATCGGTCTGGGAAATATGGGTGGTAATCTCGCTCGTCTAGTTGCCCAAGATGAAAGATACAGAAGCGAATTGCTACTGGCCAATCGCAGTCGTGACAAGGCTGAAAAGATTGCTGCAGAACTTGGTGGTCAGCCGGCCAGTAATGCAGAAGTTTTTGCTCAGGCAGAGGTGATTTTTCTGGGCATCAAACCTGCTCAATTTGCTGACTTGCTGGCTGAGTATCAGGAAATTCTAGACAAACGGGATTCTCTTCTGCTGGTTTCGATGGCTGCGGGTCTGCCTTTAGAAACGTTAGAAAAATTGACACCTAGCCACCATCGTTGGATTCGTATAATGCCTAATACACCGGTAGCTGTTGGCGAGGGGGTTATTACTTATGCCTTATCCCAGCAGGCGAATCAAGTAGACGAAGATTTGTTGCGTGAGCTTCTGTCTTCGGCTGGCCTTTTGGTCAAACTAGAGGAAAAGCAGTTGGATGCGGCGACAGCTCTTGCTGGCTGTGGACCAGCCTTCGTCTATCTCTTTATAGAGGCTTTAGCGGATGCAGGTGTCCGAGCTGGACTTAGTCGCGACATATCGCTTGAACTGGCCAATCAAACCCTTTTAGGCGCTGCCAAGCTAGGTCAGGTCAGCGCTCAACATCCGGCTCAGCTCAAAGATCAAGTCTGCAGTCCAGCTGGTTCGACCATCGCTGGGGTAGCCAGTCTGGAAGAAAATGCCTTTCGAGGAACGGTCATGGCAGCCGTTCAAGCTGCCTATCAAAGGACACAAGAACTTGGTAAGTGGAATAATTGTCATTTTGCCTTTTTTGAAGAAAAAATAGAATCGTAA